In Stenotrophomonas sp. ESTM1D_MKCIP4_1, a single genomic region encodes these proteins:
- a CDS encoding phosphopantetheine-binding protein has translation MMGSSDTLDLERMRADVARVLDCDAAEIGDDENLMDLDLDSMRMLGLVLAWGNTGLPLEFSHLAEYSTLRQWWAVVQKLQAAGQA, from the coding sequence GTGATGGGCAGCAGTGACACTCTGGATCTGGAGCGCATGCGGGCCGACGTGGCGCGCGTGCTTGACTGCGACGCCGCCGAGATCGGCGACGATGAGAACCTGATGGACCTGGATCTGGATTCGATGCGCATGCTCGGCCTGGTCCTGGCCTGGGGCAATACCGGCCTGCCGCTGGAGTTCTCGCACCTGGCCGAATACAGCACGCTGCGCCAGTGGTGGGCGGTGGTGCAGAAGCTGCAGGCTGCCGGGCAGGCATGA
- a CDS encoding isochorismatase family protein: MALPRITPYPLPTAAELPAARGPWRPQRDRIALLVHDMQRYFLAAFDADAEPLRPAVANIARLLAHCRAHGIPVFYTAQHGDQDRRDRGLQADLWGPGMRRSDEHEPIIDALAPLAAEHVLVKHRYSAFQRSNLETLMRVRGRDQLLVTGVYAHIGCTATVAEAFQRDIEAFIAADAVADFSRADHDQALHWIARTSGVPMTTDHLLEVL; this comes from the coding sequence ATGGCGCTGCCCCGCATTACCCCGTACCCCTTGCCGACCGCTGCTGAACTGCCTGCGGCGCGTGGCCCGTGGCGCCCGCAGCGCGATCGCATCGCCCTGCTGGTGCACGACATGCAGCGCTACTTCCTGGCCGCCTTCGATGCCGACGCCGAACCGCTGCGCCCGGCGGTGGCCAACATCGCGCGCCTGCTGGCGCATTGCCGTGCGCACGGTATCCCGGTGTTCTACACCGCCCAGCACGGCGACCAGGACCGGCGTGACCGCGGCCTGCAGGCCGATCTGTGGGGGCCGGGCATGCGCCGCAGCGACGAGCATGAACCGATCATCGACGCACTGGCGCCGCTGGCCGCTGAACACGTGCTGGTGAAGCACCGTTACAGCGCATTCCAGCGCAGCAACCTGGAAACGCTGATGCGCGTTCGCGGCCGCGACCAGCTGCTGGTGACCGGCGTGTATGCGCATATCGGCTGCACCGCCACGGTGGCCGAAGCCTTCCAGCGCGACATCGAAGCCTTCATTGCCGCCGATGCGGTGGCCGATTTCTCGCGTGCTGACCATGACCAGGCCCTGCACTGGATCGCCCGCACCAGTGGCGTGCCGATGACCACCGACCACCTGCTGGAGGTGCTGTGA
- a CDS encoding AMP-binding protein: MNHVETSPRPLRQVWPAERVARYRAAGYWRGETFPAFLRERAEQFADDIAVVAGDVRLSYAQLWHEAGRIGAGLLGQGLQPGDRVLVQLGNTAGFITTVCGLFRAGLVPVYALPAHRLTELAHFARKADATAYITTDVHEGFDHRELARALQADVPAIAHVVIDGEADGFIALGELQGDRSTLPADPDPQSVAFLQISGGSTGLPKLIPRTHDDYLYSFRASNAICGIDRDSVYLVALPAAHNFPMSSPGFFGALYAGARVVLSPGPGPDAAFPLIAREKVTCCGLVPPLALLWAQAAATSRHDLSSLQVLQVGGAKLVPEAARRVVDGLGCTLQQVFGMAEGLVNYTRLDDPEALIVACQGRPISPDDEVRVVDDHDQPVAEGEAGHLLTRGPYTIGAYHNDDVANARAFTDDGFYRTGDRVQQLPGGYLVVQGRAGDHINRAGEKISAEEIEDHLLAHPAVFDAAVVSIPDDYLGERSCAFVIQQGEPIKAPALKAWMRGRGLAAFKVPDQVVFVDSFDTTAVGKISRRELRAQLRARHLQQTGGTR; encoded by the coding sequence ATGAATCACGTTGAAACCTCTCCCCGACCGCTGCGGCAGGTCTGGCCCGCCGAGCGCGTTGCGCGCTACCGCGCCGCCGGCTACTGGCGTGGCGAGACCTTCCCGGCCTTTCTGCGCGAGCGGGCAGAGCAGTTCGCCGATGACATCGCCGTGGTGGCCGGTGATGTACGCCTGAGCTACGCACAGCTGTGGCACGAAGCCGGGCGCATCGGTGCCGGCCTGCTGGGGCAGGGGCTGCAGCCGGGCGACCGCGTCCTGGTGCAGCTGGGCAACACCGCCGGCTTCATCACCACCGTGTGCGGCCTGTTCCGTGCCGGCCTGGTGCCGGTGTACGCGCTGCCGGCGCATCGGCTCACCGAACTGGCGCACTTCGCACGCAAGGCCGACGCCACGGCCTACATCACCACCGATGTGCACGAGGGCTTTGATCATCGTGAGCTGGCACGCGCGCTGCAGGCCGATGTGCCGGCCATCGCGCATGTGGTCATCGACGGCGAGGCCGACGGATTCATTGCCCTGGGTGAACTGCAGGGCGACCGCAGCACGCTGCCGGCCGACCCGGACCCGCAGTCGGTGGCCTTCCTGCAGATCTCGGGCGGCAGCACCGGGCTGCCCAAGCTGATTCCGCGGACCCACGACGATTACCTCTATTCGTTCCGGGCCAGCAATGCGATCTGTGGCATCGACCGCGACAGTGTCTACCTGGTTGCGCTGCCGGCGGCGCACAACTTTCCGATGAGCTCCCCCGGCTTCTTCGGCGCGCTGTATGCCGGCGCGCGGGTGGTGCTCAGTCCCGGCCCCGGCCCGGATGCCGCCTTCCCGTTGATTGCCCGCGAAAAGGTGACCTGCTGTGGCCTGGTGCCGCCGCTGGCCCTGTTGTGGGCGCAGGCGGCAGCCACGTCGCGGCACGATCTGTCCAGCCTGCAGGTGCTGCAGGTGGGCGGCGCCAAGCTGGTGCCGGAAGCTGCGCGGCGGGTCGTCGACGGCCTGGGCTGCACCCTGCAGCAGGTATTCGGCATGGCCGAGGGCCTGGTGAACTACACCCGGTTGGACGATCCCGAGGCGCTGATCGTGGCCTGCCAGGGCCGCCCGATCAGCCCGGACGACGAAGTGCGCGTGGTCGATGACCACGACCAGCCCGTGGCCGAGGGTGAGGCGGGCCATCTGCTGACCCGGGGTCCGTACACCATCGGCGCCTATCACAACGATGACGTGGCCAATGCCCGCGCCTTCACCGACGATGGCTTCTACCGCACCGGGGATCGCGTGCAGCAGCTGCCGGGCGGCTACCTGGTGGTGCAGGGCCGGGCAGGCGACCACATCAACCGGGCCGGCGAGAAGATTTCCGCCGAGGAGATCGAAGATCACCTGCTGGCCCATCCCGCCGTGTTCGACGCGGCGGTGGTGTCCATTCCCGATGACTACCTGGGTGAGCGCAGCTGCGCCTTCGTCATCCAGCAGGGTGAACCGATCAAGGCCCCTGCGTTGAAGGCCTGGATGCGCGGCCGTGGCCTGGCGGCGTTCAAAGTGCCCGACCAGGTCGTGTTCGTGGACAGTTTCGATACCACGGCGGTCGGCAAGATCAGCCGCCGTGAACTGCGCGCGCAACTGCGCGCGCGTCATCTGCAACAGACAGGAGGAACGCGCTGA